GTGGATGATCCCCTTCGCGTGGGCGGCCTGGAGCCCTTCGCAGATCTGCATCCCGAGCCGCAGCGACTCGGCCATCTCGAGCGGGCCGTCCGCTTCGACCTCTTTCAGCGATTTGCCGACGACATACGACATGGCGATGAACGGGGTGCCGGCGCGCTCGCTGATCTCGTAGATCGTACAGATATTCGGATGATCGAGCGCCGCGGCCGCGCGCGCCTCGTTCAGAAAGCGCTGCCGCCCCTCGCCGAAGGTGACGAAGGACCCGGTCAGAAACTTTAGCGCGACCGTTCGCTGCAGCCGCGTGTCACGCGCGCGGTAGACGATGCCCATCCCGCCCCGGCCGACCACCCCTTCGACCACGTACTGCCCGAACGATTCGCCGGGTTCGAGCGCTTCGGGCGGCTGGACGACTTCCTTGACACGCTTCCCCAGTTCCTCGAAAAAACCCACTTCCTCGGCATCGTCGGCCGACTTGACCAGGCGCTGCAGTTCCGCCTTCAGCTCCGCATCGCCGCCGCATACCTCATCCACATAGGCGTCCCGGCGCTCGGGGGGCAGCGCCAGCACTTCGCCTAGCAGGACCACGATAGCCTTGCCACGATCTGCCGACATGGACAGCAAGCAGTTGGGATGAATACACCGGACGCGTCGCGGCGTGCGCCAGACCCGGAGCGAAAAGCCTGGAGCGCCGTCCCGATGGCCGCGTCACCGCGCGAGGTCAGGTAATTTCGTTGTATAACCACGCTTTTGCAACCGCCCATCCCCGTTTGACGGTCGCGGGTGAGATCTTGAGCATCTCGGCCGTCTCTTCCACGCTGAGACCGAGATAAAACCGGCACTCGACGATGCGGCTTTCGCGGGGGCTGTGCTGCTCGAGTCGGCGCAGCGCATCCTCGAGCGCGATGAGATGCAGGGCCTGATCGTCCGAAAACGTAAACACGCCGCGGGTTTCGTATTCGCCATCCTCCAGCGAGAACTTGATCAGCTCGCCGCCGCGCTTCTGGGCGTTTTTCTGTTCGGCGTAGGTGTACAGCACCTGCCGCATGGCCTTGGCGGCCAGGGCAAAAAAATGCCCCCGGCTCGACCAACCGGGGCTCGGCGCGCGCGACAGCTTCTCGTACACCTCGTGCACGAGCGCCGTCGTGTTGATGGTGAAGTCGCCTACCCAGCGGGCCCGCTGAACAGCGGCTAGGCGATGCATTTCGGTGTAAACGGCTTCAAATAATTCGCCGAGGGCGTCTTCATCGCCGGCTTCGTGATCCATGGCAACGTGCGAGGCTGGTGGGTAATCGCTCGTTCGACCCAAACGTAGCAAAAAATAGAACGTTTTACCAGGTTATGACCCTGCGCACTCGGCGCGCCGGTCATCGAACGCAGGCTTCAGCACCGCTGAACGCTCTACATCAACCTACTGCTTTTTCGCACGAAATGGCTCAGCTGCGCCCACGGCGGCGTCCCGGCTTACTGCGCACAGTAGCCCCCGTCGGCCAGCATGGCGTGCCCGGTGACGAACGACGCCGCCGGCGACGAAAGCCATACGACCGTCTCGGCGATTTCATCGGACTGGCCGAGCCGGCCGATCGGATGGACCGCGACCAGCCCCTGCTTCGCGGCCGGATCGTCCAGCAAGCCGGCCCGTTCGAGCATCGGCGTCTCGATGAACGCGGGGCACACGGCGTTGATGCGAAGGCCCTTTGCGGAGTATTCGAGCGCCGCGACCTGCGTCAGGCCGACCACCCCGTGTTTGGCGGCTGTGTAGGCCGACGCGTGCGCGAACCCCACGACGCCGAGGATGGAGGCGACATTGACGATGGCGCCGCCCTGTTTCAGCAGATGCGGGATCTCGGCGCGCATGCACAGCCAGACGCCCCGGAGGTTGACGGCGATGACCCGATCCCAGTCCTCGATGGGATAGTCTCCCGTGAGCGCGAGCGGCCCGCCGATGCCGGCGTTGTTGCAGGCGGCATCCAGCCGGCCAAACGCCGCGATCGTACGGTCCACCATGGCGTCAACCTGGGCGGGGTCGGATACGTCCACCCGGATGGCGATCGCCTTGCCGCCCTGGTCCGTGATCATCTTTACGGTCTCCCGGGCCAACGCCTCATCCATGTCCGCCACCGCCACCGAGGCGCCTTCCCGGGCAAACGCCAGCGCCGTGGCGCGGCCGATACCCGAGGCCGCTCCCGTGACCAGCGCTGTTTTTCCTTTGAATGTCGCAACCATAACCGTCACCGCTTTGAGTCCTGATGCGTCGAAGCCCGCCGCAGATGGGGCGGCCGGCCTCTGAACGCGGTACGACTCAGCGTACGCCCGGCGGCACTACGCCGGCGAGAGGCGAATCCGGCGGGTGGATGCGAGGAACAGGGGATGTATGGCGTCGGGGGCATCCCGACGGGCGGATCAGCGCGTGTACCGGATCCGCAGGATGCGGTCGTCGCCGGGGCGCAGGGCGGCCTTGCCGTCCTTATTCCCGGTACCGACGTAGATGTATCCGT
This genomic window from Rhodothermales bacterium contains:
- a CDS encoding ECF-type sigma factor; amino-acid sequence: MDHEAGDEDALGELFEAVYTEMHRLAAVQRARWVGDFTINTTALVHEVYEKLSRAPSPGWSSRGHFFALAAKAMRQVLYTYAEQKNAQKRGGELIKFSLEDGEYETRGVFTFSDDQALHLIALEDALRRLEQHSPRESRIVECRFYLGLSVEETAEMLKISPATVKRGWAVAKAWLYNEIT
- a CDS encoding SDR family oxidoreductase yields the protein MVATFKGKTALVTGAASGIGRATALAFAREGASVAVADMDEALARETVKMITDQGGKAIAIRVDVSDPAQVDAMVDRTIAAFGRLDAACNNAGIGGPLALTGDYPIEDWDRVIAVNLRGVWLCMRAEIPHLLKQGGAIVNVASILGVVGFAHASAYTAAKHGVVGLTQVAALEYSAKGLRINAVCPAFIETPMLERAGLLDDPAAKQGLVAVHPIGRLGQSDEIAETVVWLSSPAASFVTGHAMLADGGYCAQ